One Esox lucius isolate fEsoLuc1 chromosome 1, fEsoLuc1.pri, whole genome shotgun sequence genomic region harbors:
- the LOC105023575 gene encoding von Willebrand factor A domain-containing protein 5A, with product MENCCGLVTLKNAPVPLKGIAVEVSVQGHVATVSSILQYENQEESPLEAVFVFPLPGEAAVCRFSAKIGQTEVVGEVQEKQKAQEQYDDALSSGQQAFLLEESSESPDVFKLSVGSLPPGEKASISLDYVTELAVQADDGLRLCLPAVLNPRYKPQGPDSAAGTQVSSVPAGSVPYSLSLRAHVTSPHPISKVESNCPLEPLNYLNTEKTQATVSLAAGHKFDRDVELLVYYQDAHKPTAIVEAPQTSAKPGTLMGDPVVMLSLYPEFPKDVMSSMTSRGEFLFVVDRSGSMDCPIHSGPGAQDRIGSARDTLLLLLKSLPMGCYFNIIGFGSSHEMFFPKSVEYNQKTMDEALQKVKGMSADLGGTEILQPLKHIYSQPCLPDHPRQIFLFTDGEVWNTKEVLDLVKMNSGSHRLFSFGIGEGASSALISGMAKQGGGHAQFITGQDRMQPKVMQSLRFALQPAVVDISVNWNVPKGVSVTPLSPPIRVVFQGQRALLYAQLTGESPGDTKGSVTVKYSLAEKPVENQLSFSLKPAVDTGLTVHRLGAQTLIRSLEMEERERDGDEKKEGVKEKVVELSVQSGVSSAFTAFIAVHKGDGKAVQGPLLHRQVPTPMMYGGSAMMACHMAAPRMMACKMATPRMMACNMAASVVFQSCPESVMDVNYIASCDRMDVEYLADHTSLEFQSPVPLPTPEKEPLLQLISLQKASGSWILEPALAEVLGKPQEDVAKPMPKVNQEVWATVLALVWLYGFKMEAQEEWQFLAIKAVSWIKAQKVANVSECVLAGNNLLGCQVQMDTMGL from the exons ATGGAGAACTGCTGTGGATTGGTAACTCTAAAGAATGCCCCAG TGCCTCTGAAGGGCATTGCTGTGGAGGTGAGTGTGCAGGGGCATGTGGCCACTGTGAGCTCCATTCTGCAGTATGAGAACCAGGAGGAGAGCCCTCTGGAGGCCGTCTTTGTTTTCCCTTTACCAGGAGAGGCTGCTGTCTGTAGGTTCAGCGCCAAGATTGGACAGACTGAGGTGGTGGGTGAAGTTCAGGAGAAACAGAAG GCGCAAGAGCAGTATGATGATGCACTGAGCTCAGGCCAGCAGGCCTTCCTATTGGAGGAAAGTAGTGAGAGCCCAGATGTGTTTAAGCTGAGTGTGGGCAGTCTGCCCCCAGGGGAGAAGGCCTCCATTAGCCTGGACTATGTGACGGAGCTGGCTGTGCAGGCCGATGATGGACTGAggctctgcctgcctgctgtcCTCAACCCCCGCTACAAACCCCAGG GGCCAGACAGTGCTGCTGGTACCCAGGTGTCCTCTGTGCCTGCTGGCTCTGTACCATACAGTCTGTCCCTCAGGGCCCACGTGacctccccccaccccatctctAAAGTTGAGTCCAACTGTCCCTTGGAACCACTCAACTACCTGAACACAGAGAAAACTCAAGCCACG GTCAGCCTGGCTGCAGGTCATAAGTTTGACCGGGACGTTGAGCTGTTGGTGTATTACCAAGATGCCCATAAGCCTACCGCTATAGTAGAGGCACCACAGACTTCTGCCAAGCCAG GCACTTTGATGGGTGACCCAGTGGTTATGCTGAGTCTCTACCCAGAGTTCCCCAAGGATGTGATGTCATCGATGACCTCCCGTGGTGAATTTCTTTTTGTGGTGGATCGCTCTGGCAGCATGGATTGCCCCATTCACTCAGGGCCTGGCGCACAGGACCGCATTGGCAGTGCCAGg GACACTCTGCTGCTCTTGCTGAAAAGCTTGCCCATGGGATGCTATTTCAACATCATTGGCTTTGGCTCCAGTCATGAGATGTTCTTTCC TAAGAGTGTGGAGTACAACCAGAAAACAATGGATGAGGCTCTGCAGAAGGTGAAGGGAATGAGTGCTGACCTGGGAGGTACAGAGATTCTCCAGCCTTTAAAACACATCTACAGCCAGCCCTGCCTTCCTGACCACCCGAGACAG ATCTTCTTGTTCACTGATGGTGAGGTCTGGAACACCAAGGAGGTCCTGGATCTGGTGAAGATGAACTCCGGCTCTCACAG GCTGTTCTCCTTTGGAATTGGGGAGGGGGCCAGCTCTGCACTCATCTCTGGGATGGCCAAGCAGGGTGGAGGGCATGCACAGTTTatcacaggacaggacaggatgCAGCCCAAA GTGATGCAGTCTCTCAGATTTGCCTTGCAGCCAGCTGTGGTGGACATCTCAGTCAACTGGAATGTCCCGAAGGGAGTGTCTGTTACCCCACTGTCTCCACCAATCAGAGTGGTCTTTCAGGGTCAAAGGGCACTGCTGTATGCCCAGCTCACTGGGGAG AGCCCAGGGGACACAAAGGGCTCAGTGACAGTGAAGTACAGTCTGGCTGAGAAGCCTGTTGAGAACCAACTGAGCTTCAGTCTTAAACCTGCAGTGGACACtgg ACTGACTGTCCACAGGCTGGGGGCTCAAACTCTGATCCGATCCCTggagatggaagagagagagagagatggagatgagaagaaagagggagtgaaagaAAAGGTGGTAGAGCTCAGCGTCCAATCAGGAGTAAGCAGTGCCTTTACTGCCTTCATTGCTGTCCACAAAGGAGATGGAAAGGCTGTACAAGGACCACTGCTTCATAGACAAGTCCCCACGCCAA TGATGTATGGTGGTTCTGCGATGATGGCATGCCACATGGCTGCTCCCAGGATGATGGCATGCAAAATGGCAACTCCCAGGATGATGGCATGCAACATGGCTGCTTCCGTGGTGTTTCAGTCTTGTCCTGAGTCCGTGATGGATGTGAATTACATAGCTAGCTGTGACAGGATGGATGTGGAGTACCTAGCTGATCATACATCCCTAG AATTTCAGTCTCCAGTCCCACTTCCTACACCTGAAAAGGAGCCTCTCCTCCAGCTGATCTCCCTTCAAAAGGCCTCTGGTTCCTGGATTCTGGAGCCAGCGTTGGCTGAGGTCCTGGGAAAGCCTCAGGAAGATGTGGCCAAGCCAATGCCAAAG GTGAACCAGGAGGTTTGGGCCACGGTTTTAGCCCTGGTTTGGCTCTATGGGTTCAAGATGGAGGCTCAGGAGGAGTGGCAGTTTCTGGCGATAAAGGCAGTGTCATGGATCAAGGCTCAGAAAG TGGCCaatgtgtcagagtgtgtccTGGCTGGGAACAACCTTCTGGGTTGCCAGGTGCAGATGGACACCATGGGCCTTTGA